One Bacillus amyloliquefaciens DSM 7 = ATCC 23350 DNA window includes the following coding sequences:
- the pdhA gene encoding pyruvate dehydrogenase (acetyl-transferring) E1 component subunit alpha, giving the protein MAAKTKKTIVDSKKQFDAIKKQFETFQILNEKGEVVNEAAMPDLTDDQLKELMRRMVYTRVLDQRSISLNRQGRLGFYAPTAGQEASQIATHFALEKEDFVLPGYRDVPQLIWHGLPLYQAFLFSRGHFRGNQMPDDVNALSPQIIIGAQYIQTAGVALGLKKRGKKAVAITYTGDGGASQGDFYEGINFAGAYKAPAIFVVQNNRYAISTPVEKQSAAQTIAQKAAAAGIVGVQVDGMDALAVYAATAEARERAINGEGPTLIETLTFRYGPHTMAGDDPTKYRTKEIENEWEQKDPLVRFRAFLENKGLWSEEEESKVIEAAKEEIKQAIKKADAEPKQKVTDLIKIMHEELPYNLKEQLETYTQKESK; this is encoded by the coding sequence ATGGCTGCAAAAACGAAAAAAACAATCGTTGACAGTAAGAAGCAATTTGATGCCATTAAGAAGCAGTTCGAAACGTTCCAAATTTTAAATGAAAAGGGAGAAGTCGTGAATGAAGCGGCGATGCCTGATTTAACAGATGATCAATTAAAAGAGCTTATGCGCCGCATGGTATACACACGCGTGCTTGATCAGCGCTCTATTTCATTAAACCGTCAGGGACGTCTCGGTTTCTACGCTCCTACTGCCGGCCAGGAAGCTTCACAAATCGCAACGCATTTCGCGCTTGAAAAAGAAGATTTCGTTCTTCCGGGCTACCGTGATGTGCCGCAATTAATCTGGCACGGTCTGCCGCTTTACCAAGCGTTCTTATTCTCTCGCGGACACTTCCGCGGAAACCAAATGCCTGATGATGTGAACGCCCTTTCTCCGCAAATCATTATCGGTGCTCAATACATCCAAACTGCCGGTGTGGCGCTTGGTCTTAAAAAACGGGGCAAAAAAGCCGTAGCTATCACTTACACAGGTGACGGCGGCGCCTCTCAAGGGGACTTCTACGAAGGAATCAACTTTGCCGGAGCTTACAAAGCACCTGCAATCTTCGTAGTGCAAAACAACCGCTATGCGATTTCAACACCTGTTGAAAAACAATCAGCGGCTCAAACGATCGCTCAAAAAGCAGCGGCAGCAGGTATTGTCGGCGTTCAGGTTGACGGTATGGATGCTCTTGCGGTGTACGCTGCAACTGCTGAAGCACGCGAACGCGCAATCAACGGCGAAGGTCCGACACTGATCGAAACACTTACGTTCCGTTACGGTCCGCACACAATGGCCGGTGACGATCCGACAAAATACCGTACGAAAGAAATCGAAAACGAATGGGAGCAGAAAGATCCGCTCGTACGTTTCCGCGCTTTCCTTGAAAACAAAGGCCTGTGGTCTGAAGAAGAAGAAAGCAAAGTAATTGAGGCTGCAAAAGAAGAAATTAAGCAGGCCATCAAAAAAGCAGATGCAGAACCGAAACAAAAAGTGACTGATTTAATCAAAATCATGCACGAAGAATTGCCTTACAACCTAAAAGAGCAATTAGAAACTTATACACAGAAGGAGTCGAAGTAA
- the pdhB gene encoding pyruvate dehydrogenase complex E1 component subunit beta translates to MAQMTMIQAITDALRTELKNDENVLVFGEDVGVNGGVFRATEGLQKEFGEDRVFDTPLAESGIGGLALGLGLNGFRPVMEIQFFGFVYEVMDSVSGQMARMRYRSGGRWTSPVTIRSPFGGGVHTPELHADSLEGLVAQQPGIKVVIPSTPYDAKGLLISAIRDNDPVVFLEHMKLYRSFRQEVPEEEYTIELGKADVKREGTDLSIITYGAMVHESLKAAEELEKEGVSAEVIDLRTVSPLDIDTIIASVEKTGRAIVVQEAQKQAGVGANVVAEINDRAILSLEAPVLRVAAPDTVFPFSQAESVWLPNHKDVLETAKKVLEF, encoded by the coding sequence ATGGCGCAAATGACAATGATTCAAGCAATCACGGATGCGTTACGCACAGAACTGAAAAATGACGAAAATGTCTTAGTTTTCGGAGAAGACGTTGGTGTGAACGGCGGCGTATTCCGTGCGACAGAAGGATTGCAAAAAGAATTCGGTGAAGACCGTGTGTTTGACACACCGCTTGCTGAATCTGGTATCGGCGGTCTTGCCCTTGGTTTAGGCTTAAACGGTTTCCGTCCGGTAATGGAAATCCAATTCTTCGGATTTGTTTATGAAGTAATGGATTCAGTTTCTGGTCAAATGGCCCGTATGCGCTACCGTTCTGGCGGACGCTGGACTTCACCTGTAACAATCCGCTCTCCATTCGGCGGCGGTGTTCACACTCCTGAACTTCACGCTGACAGCTTAGAAGGCCTTGTAGCTCAGCAGCCGGGTATTAAAGTCGTTATTCCGTCTACTCCGTATGACGCAAAAGGACTTTTAATTTCTGCAATTCGTGACAACGACCCTGTCGTTTTCTTAGAGCATATGAAACTTTACCGTTCTTTCCGTCAGGAAGTTCCTGAGGAAGAATACACAATCGAGCTTGGCAAAGCTGATGTGAAACGCGAAGGTACTGACCTTTCTATCATCACATACGGAGCGATGGTTCATGAGTCGCTTAAAGCTGCCGAAGAGCTTGAAAAAGAAGGCGTTTCTGCTGAAGTTATCGACCTTCGCACTGTAAGCCCGCTTGATATCGACACAATTATTGCTTCTGTTGAAAAAACAGGCCGCGCAATTGTCGTTCAAGAGGCTCAAAAACAAGCAGGTGTCGGCGCCAACGTTGTTGCTGAAATCAACGACCGCGCGATCCTGAGCCTGGAAGCTCCGGTACTGCGTGTCGCAGCGCCTGATACAGTATTTCCTTTCTCGCAAGCTGAGAGCGTATGGCTTCCAAACCATAAAGACGTTCTTGAAACTGCGAAAAAAGTTCTTGAATTTTAA
- the pdhC gene encoding pyruvate dehydrogenase complex dihydrolipoyllysine-residue acetyltransferase: MAFEFKLPDIGEGIHEGEIVKWFVKPNDEVEEDDVLAEVQNDKAVVEIPSPVKGKVLELKVEEGTVATVGQTIITFDAPGYEDLQFKGSDESGDAKTEAQVQSSAEAGQDVAKEERAAEPAKETGAGQQDQAEADPNKRVIAMPSVRKYAREKGVDIRKVTGSGNNGRVVKEDIDSFVNGGAAQEAAPQKTAAPQETAKPAAAQAPEGEFPETREKMSGIRKAIAKAMVNSKHTAPHVTLMDEVDVTNLVAHRKQFKQVAADQGIKLTYLPYVVKALTSALKKFPVLNTSIDDKTDEVIQKHYFNIGIAADTEKGLLVPVVKNADRKAVFEISDEINSLATKAREGKLAPAEMKGASCTITNIGSAGGQWFTPVINHPEVAILGIGRIAEKAIVRDGEIVAAPVLALSLSFDHRMIDGATAQNALNHIKRLLNDPQLILMEA; this comes from the coding sequence GTGGCATTTGAATTTAAACTTCCGGATATCGGGGAAGGTATCCACGAAGGCGAAATCGTAAAATGGTTTGTTAAGCCAAACGACGAGGTAGAAGAAGACGATGTACTGGCTGAAGTGCAAAATGATAAAGCAGTGGTAGAAATTCCTTCACCTGTTAAAGGAAAAGTATTAGAATTAAAAGTTGAAGAGGGAACGGTTGCAACTGTTGGACAAACGATTATTACGTTTGACGCACCTGGTTACGAAGATCTTCAATTTAAAGGAAGCGACGAATCCGGCGATGCGAAAACTGAAGCGCAAGTTCAGTCTTCAGCTGAAGCAGGACAGGACGTAGCGAAAGAAGAACGCGCAGCAGAGCCTGCAAAAGAAACCGGCGCAGGACAGCAGGACCAAGCGGAAGCTGATCCGAACAAACGCGTGATCGCTATGCCTTCCGTACGCAAATATGCCCGTGAAAAAGGCGTTGATATCCGCAAAGTTACAGGTTCAGGAAATAACGGACGTGTTGTAAAAGAAGATATCGACAGCTTTGTAAACGGAGGAGCGGCTCAAGAAGCGGCACCGCAAAAAACAGCAGCACCTCAGGAAACAGCTAAACCTGCAGCAGCTCAAGCTCCTGAAGGCGAATTCCCTGAAACACGCGAAAAAATGAGCGGTATCCGTAAAGCGATTGCTAAAGCAATGGTGAACTCTAAGCATACTGCACCGCACGTAACTCTTATGGATGAAGTTGACGTAACAAATCTTGTTGCTCACCGCAAACAGTTCAAACAAGTTGCTGCTGATCAAGGCATCAAGCTGACTTACCTGCCTTACGTCGTAAAAGCATTAACATCTGCTCTGAAAAAATTCCCTGTTTTAAACACATCTATTGATGATAAAACAGATGAAGTGATCCAAAAACATTATTTCAACATCGGAATTGCAGCGGATACTGAAAAAGGCTTGCTTGTGCCAGTAGTGAAAAATGCCGACCGTAAAGCCGTTTTCGAAATCTCTGATGAAATCAACAGCCTTGCTACAAAAGCGCGTGAAGGCAAGCTTGCACCTGCGGAAATGAAAGGCGCTTCTTGCACAATCACAAATATCGGTTCTGCCGGAGGCCAATGGTTCACACCGGTTATCAACCACCCAGAGGTTGCGATTCTCGGTATCGGCCGCATCGCTGAAAAAGCGATCGTCCGCGACGGTGAAATTGTAGCTGCTCCTGTCTTAGCTCTTTCTCTCAGCTTTGACCACCGTATGATTGACGGAGCAACTGCACAAAATGCGTTAAACCACATCAAGCGTTTACTGAACGATCCACAACTTATTTTAATGGAGGCGTAA
- the lpdA gene encoding dihydrolipoyl dehydrogenase, whose translation MVVGDFPIETDTLVIGAGPGGYVAAIRAAQLGQKVTVVEKGTLGGVCLNVGCIPSKALINAGHRYENAKHSDDMGITAENVKVDFTKVQEWKASVVNKLTGGVAGLLKGNKVEVVKGEAYFVDSNSVRVMDENSAQTYTFKNAIIATGSRPIELPNFKYSERVLNSTGALALKEIPKKLVVIGGGYIGTELGTAYANFGTELVILEGGDEILPGFEKQMSSLVTRRLKKKGNVEIHTSAMAKGVEERPDGVTVTFEVKGEEKTVDADYVLITVGRRPNTDELGLEQVGIEMTDRGVIKTDKQCRTNVPNIYAIGDIIDGPPLAHKASYEGKIAAEAIAGEPAEIDYLGIPAVVFSEPELASVGYTEAQAKEEGIEVVAAKFPFAANGRALSLNETDGFMKLITRKEDGLVIGAQIAGASASDMISELSLSIEGGMTAEDIAMTIHAHPTLGEITMEAAEVAIGSPIHIVK comes from the coding sequence ATGGTAGTAGGAGATTTCCCTATTGAAACAGATACTCTTGTGATTGGTGCGGGACCTGGCGGCTATGTAGCTGCCATCCGCGCTGCTCAGCTTGGACAAAAAGTAACAGTCGTTGAAAAAGGAACTCTTGGTGGCGTTTGTCTGAACGTCGGCTGTATTCCTTCAAAAGCGCTTATCAATGCAGGCCATCGTTACGAGAATGCAAAACATTCAGATGACATGGGAATCACTGCTGAGAACGTAAAAGTTGACTTTACAAAAGTCCAAGAATGGAAAGCTTCTGTTGTAAATAAGCTTACTGGCGGTGTTGCAGGTCTTTTAAAAGGAAATAAAGTCGAAGTTGTAAAAGGCGAAGCTTATTTCGTAGACAGCAACTCTGTCCGCGTAATGGATGAGAACTCTGCGCAAACATATACATTTAAAAACGCGATCATTGCTACCGGTTCTCGCCCTATCGAATTGCCAAACTTCAAATATAGCGAACGCGTTCTGAACTCTACAGGCGCACTGGCGCTTAAAGAAATTCCGAAAAAGCTCGTTGTTATCGGCGGCGGATACATCGGTACTGAGCTTGGAACAGCGTATGCAAACTTTGGAACTGAATTGGTTATTTTAGAAGGCGGAGATGAAATTCTTCCTGGCTTCGAAAAACAAATGAGTTCTCTTGTTACCCGCAGACTGAAGAAAAAAGGCAACGTTGAAATTCATACAAGCGCTATGGCTAAAGGCGTTGAAGAAAGACCTGACGGCGTAACAGTTACATTCGAAGTAAAAGGCGAAGAAAAAACGGTTGATGCTGATTACGTATTAATCACTGTCGGACGCCGTCCGAACACTGATGAGCTCGGTCTTGAGCAAGTCGGTATCGAAATGACTGACCGCGGTGTCATTAAAACAGACAAGCAGTGCCGCACAAACGTACCGAACATTTACGCAATCGGTGACATCATTGACGGACCTCCATTGGCTCACAAAGCGTCTTACGAAGGTAAAATCGCTGCGGAAGCTATTGCAGGAGAGCCTGCTGAAATCGATTACCTCGGTATTCCGGCGGTTGTATTCTCTGAGCCTGAACTGGCTTCTGTCGGTTACACTGAAGCACAGGCGAAAGAAGAAGGCATTGAAGTCGTTGCTGCCAAATTCCCGTTTGCAGCAAACGGACGCGCGCTGTCTCTTAACGAAACTGACGGCTTCATGAAGCTGATCACTCGTAAAGAAGATGGTCTTGTGATCGGTGCGCAAATTGCCGGCGCAAGCGCTTCTGACATGATTTCTGAATTGAGCCTGTCGATCGAAGGCGGAATGACTGCTGAAGATATCGCAATGACAATTCACGCTCACCCGACATTGGGCGAAATCACAATGGAAGCTGCCGAAGTAGCAATCGGAAGCCCGATCCACATCGTAAAATAA
- a CDS encoding polysaccharide deacetylase family protein, with product MYKAAAAVMCMCFLVGCQSNEKTQTNNRPHSQAAVDHAKQENDHTKEEKQKKQKAEPRYYINPKSFAVEKLDDQKDKKPIALLTIDDAPDQHAAEIADKLHDLHASAIFFVNGQFLKKDENKKALKHIHELGFMVGNHTMTHQDLKDLSEQKQREEIIGVNKAVEKVIGEKPAFFRAPFGSNTDYSDKLIQKEGMMKMNWTFGYDWEQKYQSKKALTDITLSSPYLKDGANILMHDRKWTAEAIPDIVKGLRNKGYTVIDPREIKRP from the coding sequence ATGTATAAAGCCGCTGCAGCAGTCATGTGTATGTGCTTCCTCGTCGGCTGCCAATCAAATGAAAAGACGCAAACAAACAATCGGCCCCATTCTCAAGCCGCGGTCGATCATGCCAAACAGGAAAACGATCATACAAAAGAGGAAAAGCAGAAAAAACAGAAGGCAGAGCCCCGTTACTATATCAACCCGAAATCCTTTGCCGTGGAAAAACTGGATGACCAAAAAGACAAAAAACCGATCGCATTGTTAACGATAGATGATGCACCTGATCAGCATGCCGCTGAGATTGCGGACAAACTGCATGATCTCCATGCGTCAGCGATCTTTTTTGTAAACGGTCAATTTTTGAAAAAAGATGAAAACAAGAAAGCGCTTAAGCATATTCATGAGTTAGGGTTTATGGTCGGAAATCATACAATGACTCATCAAGATTTGAAAGACCTTTCCGAACAAAAACAACGGGAAGAAATCATCGGTGTTAATAAAGCGGTTGAGAAGGTAATCGGGGAAAAACCGGCATTTTTCAGGGCGCCTTTCGGAAGCAATACGGACTACAGTGACAAACTCATACAAAAAGAAGGTATGATGAAAATGAACTGGACCTTCGGCTATGATTGGGAGCAGAAATATCAATCCAAAAAAGCGCTTACCGATATAACGCTGAGCAGCCCTTATCTGAAGGACGGCGCCAACATATTAATGCATGACCGAAAATGGACGGCTGAAGCCATACCGGACATTGTAAAAGGATTGCGTAATAAAGGATATACCGTGATTGATCCTCGGGAAATAAAAAGACCGTAA
- a CDS encoding GapA-binding peptide SR1P, producing the protein MGTIVCQDCNEAIHYFEDEKVTTLYGTCCGQCQCHLEEE; encoded by the coding sequence ATGGGTACGATTGTTTGCCAAGACTGTAACGAAGCGATTCATTACTTCGAGGATGAGAAGGTAACGACGTTATACGGAACATGCTGCGGACAATGCCAGTGTCATCTTGAAGAAGAGTAA
- a CDS encoding aminotransferase class I/II-fold pyridoxal phosphate-dependent enzyme, with protein sequence MPQHETPLYSGLKKHADRQPVQFHIPGHKKGAGMDPEFRQFIGENALSIDLINIEPLDDLHAPKGIIKEAQDLAAEAFGADHTFFSVQGTSGAIMTMVMAVCGPGDKIIIPRNVHKSIMTAIVFSGAVPIFIHPEIDDELGISHGITLESAERALTEHPDAKGLLVINPTYFGVAADLSSIVKLAHSFNVPVLVDEAHGVHIHFHDKLPLSAMQAGADMAATSVHKLGGSLTQSSILNVREGLVSKERVQSILSMLTTTSTSYLLLASLDVARKRLATEGRGLLEDTILLANQTRERLNQIEGIRCVGEEITGSKAAFSYDPTKLIISVKNLGLTGHDVEKWLRESYNIEVELSDLYNILCIFTPGDRAGDADRLVSALTDISKQASANEYAHRQTEVLLPEIPLLAMTPRDAFYANTEVIPLKESAGRIIAEFVMVYPPGIPIFIPGEIITEENISYIFKNLDAGLPVQGPEDATLNMIRVIKEQKAIQ encoded by the coding sequence TTGCCGCAACATGAAACACCCCTGTACAGCGGACTGAAAAAGCACGCGGACAGACAGCCTGTCCAGTTCCACATTCCGGGCCATAAAAAAGGCGCGGGAATGGATCCGGAATTCAGACAATTTATCGGAGAAAACGCGTTAAGCATAGATTTAATTAATATTGAACCTCTGGATGATTTACATGCGCCAAAGGGCATCATTAAAGAAGCGCAGGACCTGGCCGCTGAAGCATTCGGCGCAGACCATACCTTCTTTTCCGTTCAAGGGACGAGCGGCGCCATAATGACGATGGTAATGGCCGTATGCGGACCCGGAGATAAAATCATCATTCCGAGAAACGTCCATAAATCCATTATGACGGCCATTGTATTTTCCGGAGCGGTGCCGATTTTTATACATCCGGAAATTGACGATGAACTCGGAATTTCTCACGGCATCACGCTTGAATCTGCCGAGCGGGCTTTGACTGAGCACCCTGACGCAAAAGGGCTTCTTGTCATAAACCCGACGTATTTCGGTGTGGCAGCTGACCTGAGCAGCATTGTCAAGCTCGCGCATTCTTTCAATGTGCCTGTTCTTGTCGATGAAGCGCACGGCGTGCATATTCATTTTCATGATAAGCTTCCTCTGTCCGCCATGCAGGCGGGCGCAGATATGGCAGCCACTAGCGTGCACAAATTGGGAGGCTCTCTGACCCAGAGCTCCATTTTAAATGTGAGAGAAGGCCTTGTATCCAAAGAAAGAGTGCAGTCGATTCTAAGCATGCTGACGACAACGTCAACATCCTATCTGCTTCTCGCTTCACTTGATGTCGCAAGAAAACGGCTCGCTACAGAAGGCCGCGGCCTTCTTGAAGATACGATCCTGCTGGCGAATCAGACACGGGAACGTCTCAATCAAATTGAAGGCATCCGCTGTGTCGGCGAAGAGATCACAGGGTCTAAAGCTGCCTTCAGTTATGATCCGACTAAATTAATCATTTCGGTCAAAAACCTCGGCCTGACCGGTCATGACGTTGAAAAATGGCTTCGCGAATCATATAATATCGAAGTCGAGCTGTCCGATCTGTATAACATCTTATGTATTTTCACACCCGGAGACAGAGCCGGGGATGCCGACCGTCTTGTAAGCGCGCTTACAGACATTTCAAAGCAGGCTTCTGCCAATGAGTACGCTCACCGGCAGACGGAAGTTTTGCTTCCTGAAATTCCTCTGTTAGCGATGACGCCAAGAGACGCATTTTACGCAAATACGGAAGTCATCCCGTTAAAAGAATCCGCGGGACGGATCATTGCAGAGTTTGTTATGGTGTACCCGCCGGGAATTCCGATCTTTATTCCGGGCGAAATCATTACGGAAGAAAATATCAGCTACATTTTCAAAAATCTGGACGCCGGCCTTCCCGTGCAGGGTCCGGAAGACGCAACGCTTAACATGATCAGAGTCATCAAAGAGCAAAAAGCCATCCAATAA
- a CDS encoding UPF0223 family protein codes for MEYQYPMNEDWTTEEAVDVIAFFQQVENAYEKGADRDRLLNAYRRFKEIVPGKAEEKKICSRFEADSTYSPYRTVKQAKQSDQAVIKM; via the coding sequence TTGGAATATCAATATCCGATGAATGAGGATTGGACGACAGAGGAAGCCGTGGATGTCATTGCTTTTTTTCAGCAGGTGGAAAACGCCTACGAAAAAGGAGCTGACCGAGACAGGCTTCTGAATGCGTACCGCCGCTTTAAAGAAATCGTTCCCGGAAAAGCGGAAGAAAAGAAAATCTGCAGTCGATTTGAAGCTGACAGCACCTATTCTCCTTACCGGACTGTGAAACAGGCGAAACAATCAGATCAAGCGGTTATTAAAATGTAA
- a CDS encoding DUF1054 domain-containing protein: MTQMRFTKEDFDTFTIEGLDPRMEVLKEQVRPKLTLLGEHFAPTLSALTGDEMFPHVAKHARRSVNPPADSWVAFANSKRGYKKLPHFQIGLWDTHMFVWFAIIYESPIKEEYGRLLEAKQEEITKQIPGHFVWSPDHTKPGAYKQSDMDQEQLKTLFERLQTVKKAELLCGIQLPKEDVINMNNNEFLQTIEDAFRKLSFLYTLTQKVS; this comes from the coding sequence ATGACTCAGATGCGTTTTACAAAAGAAGACTTTGACACATTTACAATAGAAGGTTTAGATCCGCGCATGGAGGTATTAAAAGAACAAGTCCGGCCGAAGCTGACCCTGTTAGGAGAGCATTTCGCACCGACATTGTCGGCATTGACCGGAGATGAAATGTTCCCGCATGTCGCCAAGCACGCAAGAAGATCTGTCAACCCGCCTGCTGACAGCTGGGTTGCCTTTGCCAACAGCAAACGCGGCTATAAGAAGCTCCCCCACTTTCAGATCGGATTATGGGACACCCATATGTTTGTATGGTTTGCCATCATTTATGAATCTCCGATAAAAGAGGAATACGGCAGATTGCTGGAGGCGAAGCAGGAGGAAATCACAAAACAGATTCCCGGTCATTTTGTATGGTCGCCGGATCATACGAAGCCCGGGGCGTACAAGCAGTCCGACATGGATCAGGAACAGCTGAAAACATTGTTTGAACGCCTGCAGACAGTAAAAAAAGCAGAGCTTTTGTGCGGTATCCAGCTTCCAAAAGAAGACGTGATAAACATGAACAACAATGAATTCCTGCAAACCATTGAAGATGCTTTTAGGAAGCTTTCCTTTTTATACACACTGACTCAGAAAGTCTCATAA
- the suhB gene encoding inositol-1-monophosphatase, with product MTNWTEIDEIAKQWVKEAGARIRQSMQESLTIETKSNPNDLVTNIDKETERFFIDRIQGTFPGHRILGEEGQGDKLRSLDGIVWIIDPIDGTMNFVHQKRHFAISIGIFEDGKGKIGLIYDVMQDELYHAFSGKGAYLNDTPLAPLKEASIEEAIIAINATWVTENRRIDPSILAPLVKRVRGTRSYGSAALELASVATGRIDAYITMRLAPWDYAAGCVLLNEVGGIYTTTDGEPFTFLENHSVLAGNPAIHKIIFGDYLHADR from the coding sequence ATGACAAATTGGACGGAAATTGATGAAATCGCAAAACAGTGGGTAAAAGAAGCCGGAGCGAGAATCAGACAATCCATGCAGGAAAGCTTGACGATTGAAACAAAATCAAATCCGAATGATTTAGTCACAAATATTGATAAAGAGACGGAACGCTTTTTCATTGACCGTATACAGGGAACTTTTCCCGGACACCGCATCCTCGGAGAAGAAGGACAGGGGGATAAACTCCGCTCTCTTGACGGAATCGTCTGGATCATTGATCCGATTGACGGAACAATGAATTTTGTCCATCAAAAGCGGCATTTCGCGATCTCCATCGGCATTTTTGAAGACGGAAAAGGCAAAATCGGCTTAATTTATGATGTAATGCAGGACGAACTGTATCACGCATTCAGCGGAAAAGGGGCTTATCTGAATGACACGCCGCTTGCTCCTTTAAAAGAGGCTTCCATTGAAGAAGCGATTATTGCAATCAATGCCACATGGGTAACGGAAAACCGAAGAATTGATCCGAGTATTTTGGCGCCGCTCGTGAAACGGGTGAGAGGAACGCGCTCCTACGGCTCGGCGGCACTTGAGCTGGCCAGTGTTGCGACCGGACGCATTGACGCATACATCACGATGAGGCTTGCGCCGTGGGATTATGCTGCCGGCTGTGTGCTCCTGAACGAAGTCGGAGGTATTTACACGACCACAGACGGTGAGCCGTTTACGTTTTTAGAAAACCACAGCGTGCTTGCGGGCAATCCGGCGATACATAAAATCATTTTTGGCGACTATTTACATGCTGACAGATAG
- a CDS encoding GNAT family N-acetyltransferase, with the protein MLTDREFEEEDLGFMEQLAAAHPVWKAEEFGTKNAAEFMLAYSMYNGTWLVWELDGTPAAVSFHLEWAPSNGKPWLGTVAVAPEAKEKGIGRAVIEEIAGRLRAEHKAMFTAVPLARQEWVLFLSQCGFEQLKLEKDDREKTYMIMVKPL; encoded by the coding sequence ATGCTGACAGATAGGGAGTTTGAAGAAGAGGATCTTGGATTTATGGAGCAGCTGGCGGCAGCACACCCGGTGTGGAAAGCCGAAGAATTCGGAACGAAAAATGCGGCGGAGTTTATGCTTGCGTACTCCATGTACAATGGAACGTGGCTTGTATGGGAGCTTGACGGCACTCCTGCCGCCGTCAGCTTTCATTTGGAATGGGCCCCTTCAAACGGAAAACCGTGGCTCGGAACTGTGGCCGTCGCTCCGGAGGCAAAAGAGAAAGGAATCGGGCGCGCGGTCATTGAAGAGATTGCCGGCCGGCTGAGAGCGGAGCATAAAGCGATGTTTACAGCCGTTCCCCTTGCCAGGCAGGAATGGGTGTTGTTTTTAAGCCAGTGCGGCTTTGAACAGCTGAAGCTTGAAAAAGACGATCGGGAAAAGACATATATGATCATGGTGAAGCCACTGTGA